In Phormidium yuhuli AB48, one genomic interval encodes:
- the ahcY gene encoding adenosylhomocysteinase: MTATSVQIKHEIKDPSLASLGKQRIDWAGREMPVLAQIRDRFEAEKPLAGIKLVACCHVTTETAHLAIALKAGGADALLIASNPLSTQDDVAASLVVDHGIPVYAIKGEDAETYERHVQIALDHHPNIIIDDGSDVVATMVQERQDQLSELIGTNEETTTGIVRLRAMFKDGVLTFPAMNVNDADTKHFFDNRYGTGQSTLDGVIRATNILLAGKTLVVAGYGWCGKGVALRGRGMGANVIVTEIDPVRAIEAVMDGFRVMPMAQAAPLGDLFITVTGNKHVIRREHFEVMRDGAIVANSGHFDIEIDLKSLKEMSGEVKVVRPFTEEYRLNSGKSVVVLGEGRLVNLAAAEGHPSAVMDMSFANQALACEYLVKNKGKLEPGLHSIPEEIDREIARLKLVAMGIDLDSLTPEQHEYINSWQSGT, encoded by the coding sequence ATGACCGCAACATCCGTACAAATCAAGCATGAAATCAAAGATCCGTCTCTTGCCAGCCTCGGCAAGCAACGGATTGACTGGGCTGGGCGAGAAATGCCCGTTTTGGCTCAAATCCGCGATCGCTTCGAGGCTGAAAAACCCCTAGCGGGCATTAAACTCGTGGCCTGCTGCCATGTGACCACGGAAACAGCCCATTTGGCGATCGCCCTCAAGGCCGGTGGTGCTGATGCCCTGTTAATCGCCAGTAACCCCCTCTCCACTCAAGATGACGTGGCGGCGAGTCTGGTGGTTGACCATGGGATTCCCGTCTATGCCATCAAAGGGGAAGACGCGGAAACCTACGAGCGTCACGTCCAAATCGCCCTCGACCATCATCCCAATATCATTATCGATGATGGCTCTGACGTAGTTGCCACGATGGTCCAAGAGCGGCAAGATCAGCTCTCGGAACTCATCGGCACCAACGAGGAAACCACCACGGGGATTGTCCGTCTGCGGGCCATGTTCAAGGACGGGGTGCTGACGTTCCCTGCCATGAACGTCAACGATGCGGATACCAAGCATTTCTTCGACAACCGCTATGGAACTGGCCAATCGACCCTGGATGGCGTCATTCGGGCGACCAATATCCTACTGGCGGGTAAAACCCTGGTCGTAGCTGGCTATGGCTGGTGTGGTAAAGGTGTGGCCCTACGTGGACGGGGCATGGGTGCGAATGTGATTGTCACGGAAATCGATCCAGTTCGCGCCATTGAAGCCGTCATGGATGGCTTCCGGGTGATGCCGATGGCGCAAGCCGCTCCCCTAGGCGATCTGTTTATTACGGTTACGGGTAATAAGCACGTCATCCGCCGCGAGCATTTTGAGGTGATGCGCGATGGAGCAATTGTCGCCAACTCCGGTCACTTCGATATTGAAATTGACCTAAAATCCCTCAAGGAGATGTCCGGCGAGGTTAAGGTGGTTCGCCCCTTTACCGAGGAATATCGCCTCAATAGCGGTAAGTCGGTGGTGGTCTTAGGGGAAGGTCGTCTAGTCAATTTGGCGGCGGCTGAGGGGCATCCTAGCGCCGTTATGGATATGAGTTTTGCCAACCAGGCCCTTGCGTGTGAATACTTGGTGAAAAACAAGGGTAAACTGGAGCCGGGTCTGCATTCTATCCCTGAAGAGATTGACCGGGAAATTGCCCGCCTCAAACTTGTCGCGATGGGAATTGACCTTGATAGTCTCACCCCTGAACAGCACGAGTACATCAACTCCTGGCAATCAGGAACTTAA